The Streptomyces sp. V4I8 genome includes the window TGGAGAGGGAGACGCTGGGCAAGGAGGAGATCGCCGAGATCTTCGCCCCCATCGTCAAGCGCCCGCCGCGTCCCGCCTGGACCGGCTCCTCCCGCCGCACGCCGTCCACCCGTCCGCCGGTGCTCTCCCCGAAGGAGCTCGCACTGACGAACGGCGCCAACGGCGCGACGCCGGCGATCAGCACCGCCAAGTCGACGCTCACCGAGCCCGCCCCGGCGGCCGAGCCGGCCCCCGAGGACCGTCCGGAGAGCTGACACCCAGGCCCTGGTGGCTCCCACCAGGCCCGGAATGGATGCCGCGCCCCCCAGGTTTTAGCCTGGGGGGCGCGGCATTTTCGGATGTCCGCAGTTCAGACGCGCACGTGGCCCACACGCGCGCGACCCGCAGAGGAACGAGGCACCACATGACCGACCCCGTGACGCTGGACGGCGAGGGCCGCATCGGCGAGTTCGACGAGAAGCGTGCCGAGAACGCCGTACGCGAACTGCTGATCGCGGTCGGCGAGGACCCTGATCGGGAGGGATTGAGGGAGACTCCGGCGCGGGTGGCGCGGGCTTACCGGGAGCTGCTGGCGGGGCTGTGGCAGGAGCCTGAGGAAGTTCTGACGACGACGTTCGATATCGGGCATGACGAGATGGTCTTGGTCAAGGACATCGAAATCGTGAGCCAATGTGAACATCATCTTCTACCATTCCATGGCGTAGCTCACATTGGTTATATTCCGGCTGAAAGTGGCAAAATTACGGGCCTCTCGAAGCTCGCCCGACTGGTCGACGTGTTTGCCCGTCGTCTGCAGGTGCAGGAACGACTCACCACCCAGATCGCGGACTCTCTCATGAAGATCCTTGAGGCCCGGGGGGTGATCGTCGTCATCGAGGCTGAGCACATGTGCATGTCGATGCGCGGGATCCGCAAGCCGGGCGCGAAGACCACGACATCCGCGGTGCGTGGACAGCTTCGGGATGCTACGACCCGGGCCGAGGCGATGAGCCTGATACTGGCGCGCTGACCCGATTGTCGGTGGCGCCCGATACCGTCGGCGCGCGCCCTGGTGACTCTCACGTCGTCGGCGCGGTCCCCGCCCCGTTCTGCTCGTCATCCTCCGGCAGCTTGCACACGCGCTCCAGGAAGATCGCTGCCGCTATCACGCCGATGCCCGCCAGGACGGAGAAGCCGGCGTAGATGGCCTGGTCGCGGCGGGCGGGGATGTCGAGGGACTCGAGGAGGAAGACGCCCGTGCCGCCGTACATGCCGGCGACGAGGGCGGCGACCAGGGCGCTGGCGTGGCCGAAGACGACCGCGCGGGCGGCCATCAGGGGGTCGACGCCCTTGGCCTCGGGGCGGCGTTCGCGCTGGGCCTTGAGGCGGGCGCGGATCGACAGTGCCGTGGCCAGCAGGACCACGGCGATGACCGCCAGGACGATGGGGGCGGCCAGGGGGACACTGGGCAGGGTCCCGACGGAGTTCCACAGGCGGGCGCCCGCCCAGGACAGGACGCCGGCGACGACGAACAAGCCTGCCAGCATCCTGATGCGCAGCTCTCTCACGGTGTTCCTTCAGCTCCCCCGGGTCCCCGCGGATGGTGGTCGTCTTGACCTTAACGACTATTCGGGCAGCTGGAGTTCCAGGTCCTTGCGTGGTGCGACGCCCTCCCGGGTGACGGTGCCGAGAAGGTCGGCGACCGCTCCGCGGCCGGGCAGCTGGGCCTCGGGCTCCAGGTCGTGCCAGGGGGCGAGGACGAAGGCCCGTTCGTGGGCGCGCGGGTGGGGGAGCGTGAGGGTCGGGTCGTCGGAGACGAGGTCGGCGTACGCGACGATGTCGACGTCGAGGGTGCGCGCGCCCCAACGCTCGTCCCGGACGCGGTGGAAGGCCTCCTCGACCGCGTGCGCCCGCTCCAGCAGGGAGGACGGGGGGAGGGTGGTCTTGAGGACCACGATCGCGTTGAAGTAGGAGGGCTGGCTGCCCGGCTCCACGCCCCACGGCTCCGTCTCGTACACCGGGGAGACGCCTTTGACCCGCACGCCCGGGGTGTCCTCCAGGGCGTCGATGGCGCCCTGCAGGGTCTCCAGGCGGTTGCCGAGGTTGGAGCCGAGGGAGATGACGGCCCGTTTCGGGTTGCTGAGGGTGGTGTCGGCGGCGTCGACCTTCTCGACGACGGAGGCGGGTACCGGCTGTACGGTCGGGTCGCTGTGACCCTCTGTGAAGGACGCGGTCATACTCGGCTCCGGGTGATGGTGACGGTCACGTCGTCGAAGGGGACCGTGATCGGCGCGTTCGGCTTGTGGACGCGGACCTCGACCTCCTGGACCCCTTGGTGCTTCAGACAGGCCTGGGCGATGCGCTCGGCGAGCGTCTCGATGAGGTTGACCGGCTCGCCCTCGACGACGGCCACGACCTCCTCCGCCACGATGCCGTAGTGCACGGTCTTCGCCAGGTCGTCGTCGGCGGCGGCCGGTCGGGTGTCCAGGCCCAGGACGAGGTCCACGACGAAGGTCTGGCCCTCCTTGCGCTCCTCGGGGAACACACCGTGGTACCCGCGGGCCTTCAGGCCGCGCAGCGCGACACGATCCACGCGAATCACTCCTGCAATCGTCGGTGAGGGCCGGTCGATGCCGTGTGCGGGCGGCACACCGGCCTCGACCGAATCTACCTGCGGGCACTGACAGGGCCGGGCCACGGGGGCGTGGTCCGGGCCGGGGCCAGGAGGATTCATCGCGTGTTTCCCCTGGGGAACCCGGCGGCTCATGGGTTGGTAGCCGCGCCTACCCGGGGAGGCGTGATTCCAACCACTCCTTGGTCCCGGCGGGGTCCCGCAGGCCCTCTTGCGGGTGGCTCCCGCGCGTCGTCCCTGGCGTCGTCCCGGTGAGTCGCCTACCCACTCAGGCGGGGGTGTCGTCCCCTTCGGCCTCGTCGTTTTCGGCCAGAACCGGCGAGGCGTGGTGCGACCAGAGCTTCCAGCCGTCGGGTGTGCGCCGGAACACGTTCGTGGCGATCACGAGCTGGCCCACGAGCGGGCCGAGCTCGTCGGCGCCGTCCGGGGAGGGGCCGCCGCTGAGGATGTTCTCGGTGCAGTTCACCAGGGCGGTGTCGCCGGTGACGGAGACATGCACGTCGGTGAGGAAGAACTGGATGTAGTCGGTGTTCGCCATGATCAGCGCGTACGACCGCAGGACCTCGCCGCGTCCGGTGAGCACCGGCCAGCCGGGGTGCACGCAGGAGATCACGCCGGCGTCGGCCGGGTCGTGGTACGTCTCGTCGATGCCCAGGTCGGACGGGGTGAGCCAGAGCGAGGACAGCTCCTCGAAGTCGCCGCGCTCCATCGCCTCGTAGAAGGCGGTGTTGGCGGCCTCCACGTGCTCGACGTCGGTGTGGGGGGCGCTCACCGGGCGCCTTCCGCGGCATCCGCGCCGGGCGTGTTCTGGGGAGCGCGCGCCTCCTCGATGGCGCGTGCGACGCGCACCGCGTCCGCCGTGGCGCGCACCTCGTGGACGCGCACCGCCCACGCGCCGGCGTGCGCGGCGAGCGCCGAGACGGCGGCGGTGGCGGCGTCGCGCTCGCGGGCGGGCGGCGGTGCGGCCTGCGGGCCGGCGAGGACACGGCCGAGGAACCGCTTGCGGGAGGCGGCGACGAGAAGGGGGTGGCCGAGGGCGAGAAGGCGGTCGAGGTGGGCGAGGAGGACGAGGTCGTGCTCGGCGTCCTTGGAGAAGCCCAGGCCGGGGTCGACGACGATGCGGTCGGGGGCGATGCCGCCGGCCAGTACGGCGTCCACGCGCGCGTGCAGTTCGTCGACGACTTCGGCGACCACGTCGTCGTAGGCGCCCTTGACGTTCCCGCCTTCGAGGAAGCCGCGCCAGTGCATGACGACGAAGGGGGCCCCGGCGTCCGCGACGACCGGGATCATCGCGGGGTCGGCGAGGCCGCCGCTGACGTCGTTGACGAGGGCGGCGCCGGCGGCGAGGGCCTGCTCGGCGACGGAGGCGCGCATGGTGTCGACGGAGATCGTGACGCCCTCGGCGGCGAGGCCGCGGACGACGGGGACGACACGGCGGAGTTCCTCGTCCTCGTCGACCCGGGTGGCGCCGGGGCGGGTGGACTCGCCGCCGACGTCGACGAGGTCGGCGCCCTCCTCGACCAGGGCGAGCCCGTGCTTGACGGCGGACGTCGTGTCGAACCAGCGGCCGCCGTCGGAGAAGGAGTCGGGAGTGACGTTCACGACTCCCATGACCGCGCAGCGGTCCCACTGCGGAAGGCCGGTGACGCGCCCGCGTCCGCTCTGCTTGCTCATATGTTCAGCGTAGGCCCATGGGGGTGGCGCGACGTGCGGTGGCCCGAGCGGGAGCCTCCGGGACGGGGGCGGAGGGTAGGGCTCCCGCTCGGGCCGGTCCAGGGCCGCCGCGTCACGCCGCGCGGACGTCCCGCTCCGCCACCGCGTGGGGGCACGGGCGCGGGGCGGTCGTACGGCGGCGCAGGAAGCGCGGCAGGGGCAGGGCGAGGTTGACGAAGCCCTCGGCCTGCATGGCGGCGAAGCCGAGCCGGGGCAGGTCGGCGGAGGCGCGGTAGACGACGAAGCGGGGCTCCCAGCGGGGCCGGAACTTGGCGTTGAACTTGTACAGGGACTCGATCTGGAACCAGCGGGAGAGGAAGACCAGCAGTCCGCGCCAGGCGCGCAGGACCGGGCCGGCGCCGATCTTCTCGCCGCGGGCCAGGGCCGAGCGGAACATGGCGAAGTTGAGGGACACGCGCGCGATGCCGAACTTCGGGGCGGCCTGGAGGGCGGCCACGATGAGCAGTTCGTTCATGCCGGGGTCGGCGGAGCGGTCGCGGCGCATCAGGTCCAGGGAGGCCCCGTCGGTGCCCCAAGGCACGAAGTGGAGGATCGCCTTGAGGTCGCCGTACGGCCCCGGCTCCTCGTCCGGCTTGTGGGCGGTGGCGATGAGACAGTCGCCGTCTCCGGAGTCGCCGATGCGGCCCAGCGCCATGGAGAAGCCGCGCTCGGTGTCGGTGCCGCGCCAGTCGTCGGCGGCGCGGCGAATGCGCTCCAGCTCGGTCTCGCCGAGGTCACGGACGCGCCGTACCCGGGTCTCGTAACCGGCGCGCTCGATGCGCTTGACCATCTGACGCACGTTGCGCATCGCGCGGCCGGTGAGGGAGAAATCCGGGACGTCCACCACCGCCTCGTCGCCCAGTTCGAGGGCGTCGAGGCCGGTCTCGCGGGTCCACACCTCGGCGCCGGTCTCGGAGCAGCCCATGACGGCGGGGGTCCAGGAGTGGGCGCGGGCCTCGTCCATGAAGCGCTCGATGGCGCCGGGCCAGGCCTCGACGTCGCCGATCGGGTCGCCGCTGGCGAGCATCACGCCGGAGACAACGCGGTAGGTCACCGCCGCCTTGCCGCTGGGGGAGAAGACGACGGCCTTGTCGCGGCGGAGCGCGAAGTGGCCGAGCGAGTCGCGGGCGCCGTGCTTCTCCAGCAGGGCGCGCAGGCGCACCTCGTCGTCCTCGGTGAGGCGGGCGGCGGGGTGTTCGGGGCGGAAGGCCAGGTAGATCGTGGTGACCGCCGTGATCCACCCGAGGGCGCCGAGGGAGAAGGCGACCGTCCAGGAGGTGTTGCCCTGGTAGTCGACCGGGCCCTCGAAGCCGAACAGGCCGTACAGGACGTGGGTGATGCGGTCGGCCAGGCTCGGGTCGCCGACCAGGGTGTTCGGGTGGGCGCTGACGATGATCAGGCCGAGGGCGAGGGAACCGGCGCCCATGAGGACGAAGTTGGCCAGCGCCCGCCACCTGCTGCGCGGGTCGGGCAGGGCCGCGAACTGGTCGCGGTGGCGCAGCAGGGGGGCCAGCAGCGCCAGCGAGATGAGGACGCCCACCACGGAGTGGCGGTACGTGAACTGCGCCACCGCGCCGGCCGGCAGCAGGACGACGGCGGCCCGCCAGGCCCGCCGCTTGCCGCGCTTGAGGCCGTGGGCGAGCAGGAGCAGCAGCACACCGGCGCTCAGCGACAGCGCGGCCGCGAAGGGGCCCGTCGAGCCCGGCAGCACCTCGGCGATGGCATGCATACGGCTGTGCCGGAAGCGCGGGAAGACGCCCGCCGCGATGTCCAGCAGGCCGACCAGGGCGCAGGCCCTGCCGACGAGAACGGGAACGGCCTCCGGGCGCGGGCCTCGGAGCAGATGCCGAACTCGGCCCGGCAGCTGCCGTGCCTGACTTGATCGTTGGGGAACCCCACCCGACATTTCCACATCTGTCCTGACAGACATCGCATCCCATTAGTTCTGCGAGAGACCTTGGATCCGGTGCCGATTCGGGCATCCGGCGACATTGCGCCCTCTAGGACGGTGTCTCGAGGGGAGAGGTTCACTCAGCTCCTCAAAACCGTTTCAAAGGCCAAGGAAAGTCCGGGGCAAGCCC containing:
- the folP gene encoding dihydropteroate synthase; its protein translation is MSKQSGRGRVTGLPQWDRCAVMGVVNVTPDSFSDGGRWFDTTSAVKHGLALVEEGADLVDVGGESTRPGATRVDEDEELRRVVPVVRGLAAEGVTISVDTMRASVAEQALAAGAALVNDVSGGLADPAMIPVVADAGAPFVVMHWRGFLEGGNVKGAYDDVVAEVVDELHARVDAVLAGGIAPDRIVVDPGLGFSKDAEHDLVLLAHLDRLLALGHPLLVAASRKRFLGRVLAGPQAAPPPARERDAATAAVSALAAHAGAWAVRVHEVRATADAVRVARAIEEARAPQNTPGADAAEGAR
- the folB gene encoding dihydroneopterin aldolase; translated protein: MDRVALRGLKARGYHGVFPEERKEGQTFVVDLVLGLDTRPAAADDDLAKTVHYGIVAEEVVAVVEGEPVNLIETLAERIAQACLKHQGVQEVEVRVHKPNAPITVPFDDVTVTITRSRV
- the folK gene encoding 2-amino-4-hydroxy-6-hydroxymethyldihydropteridine diphosphokinase; protein product: MTASFTEGHSDPTVQPVPASVVEKVDAADTTLSNPKRAVISLGSNLGNRLETLQGAIDALEDTPGVRVKGVSPVYETEPWGVEPGSQPSYFNAIVVLKTTLPPSSLLERAHAVEEAFHRVRDERWGARTLDVDIVAYADLVSDDPTLTLPHPRAHERAFVLAPWHDLEPEAQLPGRGAVADLLGTVTREGVAPRKDLELQLPE
- a CDS encoding nuclear transport factor 2 family protein, which produces MSAPHTDVEHVEAANTAFYEAMERGDFEELSSLWLTPSDLGIDETYHDPADAGVISCVHPGWPVLTGRGEVLRSYALIMANTDYIQFFLTDVHVSVTGDTALVNCTENILSGGPSPDGADELGPLVGQLVIATNVFRRTPDGWKLWSHHASPVLAENDEAEGDDTPA
- a CDS encoding DUF3180 domain-containing protein, producing MRELRIRMLAGLFVVAGVLSWAGARLWNSVGTLPSVPLAAPIVLAVIAVVLLATALSIRARLKAQRERRPEAKGVDPLMAARAVVFGHASALVAALVAGMYGGTGVFLLESLDIPARRDQAIYAGFSVLAGIGVIAAAIFLERVCKLPEDDEQNGAGTAPTT
- the folE gene encoding GTP cyclohydrolase I FolE; the protein is MTDPVTLDGEGRIGEFDEKRAENAVRELLIAVGEDPDREGLRETPARVARAYRELLAGLWQEPEEVLTTTFDIGHDEMVLVKDIEIVSQCEHHLLPFHGVAHIGYIPAESGKITGLSKLARLVDVFARRLQVQERLTTQIADSLMKILEARGVIVVIEAEHMCMSMRGIRKPGAKTTTSAVRGQLRDATTRAEAMSLILAR
- a CDS encoding phosphatidylglycerol lysyltransferase domain-containing protein; this encodes MSGGVPQRSSQARQLPGRVRHLLRGPRPEAVPVLVGRACALVGLLDIAAGVFPRFRHSRMHAIAEVLPGSTGPFAAALSLSAGVLLLLLAHGLKRGKRRAWRAAVVLLPAGAVAQFTYRHSVVGVLISLALLAPLLRHRDQFAALPDPRSRWRALANFVLMGAGSLALGLIIVSAHPNTLVGDPSLADRITHVLYGLFGFEGPVDYQGNTSWTVAFSLGALGWITAVTTIYLAFRPEHPAARLTEDDEVRLRALLEKHGARDSLGHFALRRDKAVVFSPSGKAAVTYRVVSGVMLASGDPIGDVEAWPGAIERFMDEARAHSWTPAVMGCSETGAEVWTRETGLDALELGDEAVVDVPDFSLTGRAMRNVRQMVKRIERAGYETRVRRVRDLGETELERIRRAADDWRGTDTERGFSMALGRIGDSGDGDCLIATAHKPDEEPGPYGDLKAILHFVPWGTDGASLDLMRRDRSADPGMNELLIVAALQAAPKFGIARVSLNFAMFRSALARGEKIGAGPVLRAWRGLLVFLSRWFQIESLYKFNAKFRPRWEPRFVVYRASADLPRLGFAAMQAEGFVNLALPLPRFLRRRTTAPRPCPHAVAERDVRAA